DNA from Thalassoroseus pseudoceratinae:
TCACAATTTCTTCCAAGAACGCGGATTTCTGTACGTTCACACGCCGGTCATCACCACGAGCGATTGCGAAGGTGCCGGCGAGATGTTCCAGGTCACCACGCTGCTTCACGACGACAAACCACCGAAATCCCTGGATTACACGGAGGATTTTTTCGGCAAACGGGCGTCATTGACGGTGAGCGGGCAACTCGAAGCGGAAATCTACGCCACATCGGTCGGGGAGTGTTACACCTTCGGCCCGACTTTCCGAGCCGAAAACTCCAACACCACTCGGCACTTGGCCGAGTTCTGGATGATCGAACCGGAGATGCCGTTTTACGAACTTCCGCAGAACATGCAACTGGCGGAAGACTTCGTGCGGTCGGTCATCAAGATGGTGCTCGAAAAATGCCCCGACGACATGCAGTTCTTCAATGACCGCATTGACAAGACGGTGCTCGAAACCCTGAAGAATATCACGGAGAACGAATTCCTCCGTGTCTCATACACAGACGCGATCGAGATCCTCGAGCAGAGTGGGAAGAAGTGGGAATATCCCGTCAGCTGGGGACAGGATTTGCAATCCGAGCATGAACGCTTTCTGACGGAACAACACTTCAAACAACCCATCATTCTGTTTGATTACCCCCGAACGATCAAACCGTTCTACATGCGGTGCAATGACGATAACAAAACCGTACGGGCGATGGACGTGCTTGTTCCCAGGATCGGTGAGATCATCGGCGGCAGTCAGCGGGAAGAGCGTTACGATGTTTTGCTCGATCGAATGAAAGAGCAAGATCTCAATCCCGACGAGTATTGGTGGTACCTCGAACTCCGCAAATTTGGCAGCGTGCCCCACAGTGGGTTCGGTTTGGGCTTCGAGCGACTGATTCTCTTGCTGACTGGCATGCAGAACATCCGTGACGTAATTCCGTTCCCACGAACCCCGAAAAACGCCGAGTTTTAGTGTATTTGGACCCCGTGGAATCAATCCCGATTTTTCTCCCAAAACGGCAGAGCGATCGGTTGCCAACGGCGT
Protein-coding regions in this window:
- the asnS gene encoding asparagine--tRNA ligase produces the protein MDRPRVSRILSDGQPGEPVEISGWVRTRRDSKDGFSFVELNDGSCMANLQLVIDSSVPGYAETIKNVTTGSSIKITGEIKESPGKKQRVEVHASTLELIGTADVESYPLQKKRHSFEFLREIAHLRPRTNTFGAIARVRNAASAAIHNFFQERGFLYVHTPVITTSDCEGAGEMFQVTTLLHDDKPPKSLDYTEDFFGKRASLTVSGQLEAEIYATSVGECYTFGPTFRAENSNTTRHLAEFWMIEPEMPFYELPQNMQLAEDFVRSVIKMVLEKCPDDMQFFNDRIDKTVLETLKNITENEFLRVSYTDAIEILEQSGKKWEYPVSWGQDLQSEHERFLTEQHFKQPIILFDYPRTIKPFYMRCNDDNKTVRAMDVLVPRIGEIIGGSQREERYDVLLDRMKEQDLNPDEYWWYLELRKFGSVPHSGFGLGFERLILLLTGMQNIRDVIPFPRTPKNAEF